In the Urocitellus parryii isolate mUroPar1 chromosome 1, mUroPar1.hap1, whole genome shotgun sequence genome, CATCTACGTGTACAAGGTGCTCAAGCAGGTGCACCCCGACACGGGCATCTCGTCCAAGGCCATGGGCATCATGAACTCGTTCGTCAACGACATCTTTGAGCGCATCGCCAGCGAGGCCTCCCGCCTGGCGCACTACAACAAGCGCTCGACCATCACTTCCCGCGAGGTGCAGACGGCCGTGCGGCTGCTGCTGCCCGGGGAGCTGGCCAAGCACGCTGTGTCGGAGGGCACCAAGGCCGTCACCAAGTATACCAGCTCCAAGTGAGGCGCGTCCCTGGCGCCCCGAACCCAAAGGCTCTTTTCAGAGCCACCTACACAGTCGAGAAAGGGTTTCGAACACGGTGATGGGTTATTAACCCTATGTTTTACCTATACACCTTAGCGGTTCCCAGTTACTGGGTGCGTCCCGCCAGTGAGTGAGCGGAGTGTGGGAATGTAACAGCCCATTGTAGAGGAACGGTGGAAACGGTGCCCTTGCGAAAAAGCAGGCGTGCAGGTGAGGGGCGTCACTTCCCCCCCGAAGGCTCTAGCGTCGGTCTTATCACCTGTGTTCCCTTGGCGAGATCATGGGTGCGCCAGACCACGAGTTTGGGGAGGCCTTGGGTGTTGTAACGCTGCCTGGCGGTGGCGCCATACCACCTTTCCATCCCTGCCCGCATCAGACGTCTTTATCCTCAAGCAAAGTACATCCCGGTAGGATGTTTGCCTGGAAAGATCCTGCAATGACAGTATGCTGGACAAGAGGGAAGTGGAGGCTGGCGGATCACCGCAGCGCTTTGTGCGCGAGCTGGGTTAGTAAGTGACAGCTGCCAGCAGCTTTCACCCTTAGTGGTGGGGGGAGGTTAGAGGAACGGAATTACCTTGTTTTGAGCAAATGTAACTGCCTCCCCTTTTGGCCGCATGATTTTCTGTGAAGTGTTAGTAACTGAATTCTTTTCTTCACATTCATGGCATTTATTTAAGGAGTGCCATTGTGCTTCAGGAAAAGCATTTTGGCATGAAGCTTTCATACTGGAAGGGACACGGCTtatctttttcttgctttgacttttcttatttattaaaagaaaaaaaggattaataATGATTCTGTTGTGAGAAGTATTGAGAGTTTGTACCATTGTCTCCagcaaggaaatttttaaataaaattctgtaaaatacacgcttttttttttttttcttttaagtgtctCCACAGGGCCCTAGTCTGTCATGTGTCTGGACGGTGCAAACTGGCAGACTGGTGGGTCTGGGGAGGAAATGTCATCACAACAAGGTCCTCCCTAAAATGGCTGTATCACCACCCCGCTTCTTTCCTGCTTGGGTCCACATAAAAGGATTTTTGGAAATTTCACACGTTTTAAAGTTGTCAcctattgtatttttataaaaaattcaaatagctGCAAGGATGTACATCCCAAcataggacattttaaaaagcaaaatggccacatcagtattttaaatatacctaTTGGAACATCAATCTGATATCATAATCAGTTCATAAAATACATGATCAAATTCTATATCAGCCAGATATTTCAGGAGATGCTTATTTTCTGCCTGaaccattatttttccatttttcttctgccTCAGGATTTTACCCTACAGCAATTATAGGTATTATGGTTTATCTCTTActtttcttgcaaaaaaaaaaaaaaatcaagggtttttttttgcaagaaaagATTTGAATACATTAGATAACCAAAGATTTCTTTGGTCTGAGCAGaggcctggtgtggtggctctcgcctataatctcagcaattcaggaggctgaggcaggaggatagtgagttcaaaaccagctttagcaacttagtgaggccctaagcaactcagtgagaccctgtctctaaataaatacaaaacaaagggctggggatatgccttgattgttaagagcccctgggtttaatcctcagtaccaaaaaaaaaaaaaaaaaaaaaaaaaaagaaaatatctgggcagtatacaattatatatatcttagagaca is a window encoding:
- the LOC113177623 gene encoding H2B.U histone 2, producing MPEPSRSAPAPKKGSKKAITKAQKKDGKKRKRGRKESYSIYVYKVLKQVHPDTGISSKAMGIMNSFVNDIFERIASEASRLAHYNKRSTITSREVQTAVRLLLPGELAKHAVSEGTKAVTKYTSSK